A genomic segment from Idiomarina piscisalsi encodes:
- a CDS encoding elongation factor P hydroxylase: protein MPNESTHHYSYLIDIFSDCFRNSYDTVLVAGDDEPYYQPGSGDEPHKVVFAHGFFASALHETAHWCIAGEQRRQQFDYGYWYEPDGRNEQQQREFEQVERKPQALEWLFSLCAGFKFDVSVDNLSGVEVDRYAFRKEVAQQLKSYLETDSLPPRAKTFAKALCRAFNCEWPSCQMIKD, encoded by the coding sequence ATGCCAAACGAGTCGACACATCATTATTCTTATTTAATTGATATATTTAGCGATTGTTTTCGTAATAGTTATGACACGGTCTTGGTGGCGGGTGATGACGAGCCATATTACCAACCAGGATCAGGCGATGAGCCGCATAAAGTGGTGTTTGCGCACGGCTTTTTTGCCTCAGCGTTACACGAAACCGCGCATTGGTGTATTGCGGGTGAACAGCGTCGGCAGCAGTTTGATTACGGCTATTGGTATGAGCCCGATGGGCGTAATGAGCAGCAACAGCGTGAGTTTGAGCAAGTAGAGCGAAAACCACAGGCGCTGGAGTGGCTGTTTTCGCTATGTGCTGGTTTTAAGTTTGACGTCAGTGTTGATAACTTAAGCGGTGTTGAGGTAGACAGGTATGCCTTTCGAAAAGAGGTTGCTCAGCAATTAAAGAGTTATTTGGAAACCGATTCGCTGCCACCAAGAGCAAAGACATTTGCAAAAGCGCTATGTAGGGCGTTTAATTGTGAATGGCCAAGCTGCCAAATGATTAAGGATTAA
- the aroC gene encoding chorismate synthase has protein sequence MPGNSFGQLFKVTTFGESHGPSLGAVVDGCPPGLELSEEDLQEALDRRRPGQSRYTTARREADEVRILSGVFEGKTTGTPIGLLIENTDQRSQDYSKIKDTFRPGHADYTYEHKYGIRDYRGGGRSSARETAMRVAAGAIAEKLLAQKGIKIQAALTQMGNIKAEQIDWQEVRNNELFCGDVNAIEPMQTLIKQLLKEGDSVGARIRVQATGVPPGWGEPVFDRLDADLAKALMSINAVKAVSVGDGFDVVTQKGSEHRDEMTKNGFLSNHSGGVLGGISSGQPVMADIALKPTSSISISGQTIDKWGNDQPVVTKGRHDPCVGIRAVPIVEAMTSLVLVDHWLRQRAQNAQVKTETPDISR, from the coding sequence ATGCCGGGAAATTCGTTTGGACAACTGTTTAAAGTTACAACCTTTGGTGAAAGCCATGGCCCGTCATTAGGTGCGGTGGTTGATGGCTGCCCGCCGGGTCTTGAGCTCTCTGAAGAGGACTTGCAGGAGGCGCTGGACAGACGTCGCCCGGGTCAAAGTCGTTATACAACGGCGCGTCGCGAAGCCGATGAAGTACGTATTCTTTCCGGTGTGTTTGAAGGCAAAACCACAGGTACGCCTATTGGCTTGCTGATTGAAAATACCGACCAACGCAGTCAGGACTACTCGAAAATTAAAGATACCTTTCGTCCGGGGCATGCAGACTACACCTACGAGCATAAATACGGCATTCGGGACTACCGAGGTGGTGGGCGCTCGTCAGCGCGTGAAACGGCAATGCGTGTGGCGGCCGGTGCTATTGCAGAAAAACTGTTAGCGCAGAAGGGCATTAAGATTCAAGCTGCGTTGACGCAAATGGGTAACATTAAAGCGGAGCAAATAGACTGGCAGGAAGTCAGAAATAACGAACTGTTTTGTGGTGACGTTAATGCTATTGAGCCTATGCAAACGCTTATTAAACAGCTATTAAAAGAAGGTGACTCCGTGGGTGCCCGCATTCGAGTGCAGGCAACTGGAGTGCCGCCGGGCTGGGGAGAGCCAGTGTTTGATCGTCTGGATGCCGACTTAGCCAAGGCGCTTATGAGCATTAATGCCGTAAAAGCGGTAAGTGTCGGTGACGGCTTCGATGTGGTGACCCAAAAAGGCTCTGAGCACAGAGATGAAATGACCAAGAACGGCTTTTTGTCGAACCATAGCGGCGGTGTATTGGGCGGTATTTCCAGCGGTCAGCCAGTTATGGCTGACATTGCACTGAAGCCGACGTCTAGCATATCCATAAGCGGACAAACCATCGACAAATGGGGCAATGACCAACCCGTTGTTACAAAAGGGCGTCATGATCCTTGCGTGGGTATTCGGGCGGTGCCGATTGTTGAAGCCATGACCTCATTGGTATTGGTTGATCACTGGTTGCGGCAACGGGCTCAGAACGCGCAGGTGAAAACAGAAACTCCCGATATTAGTCGTTAA
- the prmB gene encoding 50S ribosomal protein L3 N(5)-glutamine methyltransferase, which translates to MHVRNREQAIEELHSIDDLIRWSVSQLNQSDVYYGHGTDNPIDETRALLSYALQLTTEQLAAMGHCRVLTSEKHEFIELLNQRIEHKMPAAYLTHQAYFAGLPFYVDERVLVPRSPIAELIENAFQPWLTEQPKRVLDLCTGGGCIAIACAYAFPEAEVDALDLSTEALEVAEFNIKQHGLLNQVTPIQSDLFSAVQNEKYDLIVTNPPYVDAEDMADLPDEYHHEPELGLAAGEDGLILVDKMLMEAADRLNDNGLFVCEVGNSMPALAQKYPRTPFTWIEFQHGGDGVFLLTKEQLEEHKQHQLNNSQQG; encoded by the coding sequence TTGCACGTTCGAAACCGGGAACAAGCTATTGAAGAGCTTCATAGTATCGATGATTTGATACGCTGGAGTGTCAGCCAACTTAACCAGTCCGATGTGTATTACGGGCATGGCACGGACAACCCTATTGACGAGACTCGGGCGCTTCTGAGTTATGCGTTACAGCTGACCACAGAGCAGTTGGCTGCGATGGGTCACTGTCGTGTGCTGACCAGCGAAAAACACGAGTTTATTGAGCTGTTGAACCAACGCATTGAACACAAAATGCCGGCTGCGTATTTAACTCATCAAGCGTATTTTGCCGGTTTACCTTTTTACGTGGACGAACGCGTTTTGGTACCACGCTCACCCATAGCCGAACTTATTGAAAACGCCTTCCAGCCTTGGTTAACCGAGCAACCTAAGCGAGTACTGGACTTGTGTACGGGCGGTGGTTGTATTGCGATTGCGTGCGCTTATGCGTTTCCTGAAGCCGAAGTGGATGCGTTGGACTTGTCGACAGAAGCATTGGAAGTGGCAGAGTTTAATATTAAGCAGCATGGGTTACTGAATCAGGTCACGCCTATTCAGTCAGACTTATTCTCCGCTGTACAAAATGAAAAATACGATCTCATTGTGACCAATCCGCCGTATGTGGATGCCGAAGACATGGCTGACTTGCCGGATGAATATCATCATGAGCCTGAGTTAGGTCTGGCAGCAGGCGAAGATGGCTTAATTCTGGTTGATAAAATGCTCATGGAAGCGGCTGACAGGCTTAATGACAATGGGCTTTTCGTCTGCGAAGTAGGCAACTCAATGCCAGCGCTGGCGCAAAAATATCCGCGCACGCCATTTACCTGGATAGAGTTTCAACATGGCGGTGATGGCGTATTTTTGCTGACTAAAGAGCAGCTTGAAGAACATAAGCAGCATCAATTAAATAACTCACAACAGGGCTAG
- the smrB gene encoding endonuclease SmrB, with product MVAKKGSSSSLSEDDIALFREAAQGAAPIEQDKRPPEPPKVSELKRRNTQRQGNSPQDIAAASREASQYFSDGFEAHFSEGAMQFTADGESTYLTKQLRRGDYTPELLLDLHGMTLATARQELAALLIACEKERIDCCCIMHGHGSGKLKQQVPHWLVQHPLVRAFHQAPREWGGDASLLVLLRVNDN from the coding sequence ATGGTCGCAAAGAAAGGCTCTTCATCCTCGCTCTCAGAAGACGACATCGCGCTTTTTCGCGAGGCGGCTCAGGGCGCGGCTCCTATTGAGCAAGACAAGCGACCACCCGAGCCACCCAAAGTTTCTGAATTAAAGCGACGGAATACACAAAGACAAGGTAACAGCCCTCAGGACATAGCCGCAGCCAGCCGCGAAGCCAGCCAGTATTTTTCAGACGGTTTTGAAGCACATTTTAGCGAAGGCGCTATGCAATTTACTGCCGACGGTGAGTCGACTTACTTAACCAAGCAGCTAAGGCGTGGCGACTATACACCAGAATTGCTGCTCGACTTACACGGAATGACCTTAGCAACCGCCCGACAGGAGCTCGCCGCGTTGCTTATTGCCTGTGAAAAAGAGCGTATTGATTGTTGCTGCATTATGCATGGACACGGCAGCGGTAAGTTAAAACAACAGGTGCCACACTGGTTGGTGCAACACCCGCTAGTCAGAGCCTTTCATCAGGCGCCTCGTGAATGGGGTGGCGACGCGTCGTTACTGGTGTTACTTCGCGTTAATGACAATTAA